One genomic region from Terasakiella sp. SH-1 encodes:
- a CDS encoding RluA family pseudouridine synthase — MTDKFTITARDEDKGIRLDKLLSFGESGLSRSRLKSLIEEGAVTLCGETITDPSLRVKPGQCFSFEIPEAKEYEPEAEDIPLEIVFEDDDVIVLNKPAGMVVHPAAGNYTGTLVNALLHHCGDSLSGVGGVKRPGIVHRLDKETSGLMVVAKNDIAHVALSEQFAAHSLERAYLAVVWGMPSPKEGRIEGNIGRSPQNRKKMAVVTRGGKEAMTNYALVQPLGSMASLVECRLETGRTHQIRVHMSTKGHTVVGDALYGKTPTRFVRALSPEERAEFSTFKRHALHAYIIGFLHPRTQEFLRFENQLPREISNLSKILKKI; from the coding sequence ATGACCGATAAATTTACCATAACCGCCCGTGATGAAGACAAAGGCATTCGACTGGACAAACTTCTTTCTTTTGGTGAAAGCGGCTTGTCGCGTTCGCGCCTGAAATCCCTCATCGAAGAAGGGGCTGTTACGCTGTGTGGCGAGACCATAACCGACCCGTCCCTTCGGGTCAAACCCGGACAGTGTTTTTCTTTCGAAATTCCCGAAGCCAAGGAATATGAGCCCGAAGCCGAAGACATTCCTTTAGAGATTGTTTTTGAAGATGATGATGTCATTGTCCTGAATAAGCCAGCGGGCATGGTGGTGCATCCTGCGGCTGGAAATTATACAGGTACGCTGGTGAACGCCTTGCTGCATCATTGTGGGGACAGCTTATCAGGTGTGGGCGGGGTGAAGCGTCCGGGGATTGTACACCGCCTGGATAAGGAAACCAGCGGGCTGATGGTAGTGGCAAAAAATGACATTGCCCATGTGGCTTTGTCAGAACAGTTTGCCGCCCATTCACTGGAACGGGCTTATCTGGCTGTGGTGTGGGGGATGCCTTCACCAAAAGAGGGGCGCATTGAAGGTAATATTGGCCGTAGTCCGCAGAATCGGAAAAAAATGGCTGTGGTGACAAGGGGCGGTAAAGAGGCAATGACCAATTACGCCCTGGTTCAACCCTTGGGGTCTATGGCGTCTTTGGTGGAATGTCGCCTTGAAACCGGACGGACCCATCAAATCCGGGTGCATATGTCAACGAAGGGACATACGGTCGTTGGGGATGCGCTTTATGGAAAAACACCGACCCGCTTTGTGCGGGCGCTCAGTCCTGAAGAAAGGGCGGAATTTAGCACCTTTAAGCGCCATGCTTTACACGCATATATTATAGGGTTTTTGCACCCGCGAACACAGGAATTCTTACGGTTTGAAAATCAGTTACCAAGGGAAATCAGTAATTTATCTAAAATTTTGAAGAAAATTTAA
- a CDS encoding low specificity L-threonine aldolase, translating to MNFCSDNTAGVSPDILEALAKANEGPSMPYGQDDLTLKVERHFNDIFECETTVFLTGTGTAANALALSTLTPPYGSIYCHKDAHINCDECGAPEMFTGGAKLITLPGPNGKLHSGELETALAATSDDVHQTQPAALSISQASEAGTVYGPSEIHHLSAIAKEYGLYMHMDGARFTNALCTLECSPAELTWKAGIDVLSFGATKNGAMNAEAIVFFNRDLGADVGYKRKRSGHLHSKMRFIAAQWDAYLNNSLWLKNARHANAMAQRLKSGLETVSGAELYFPVEANEIFLSLPENTLQTLEKGGYSFYRWHDSASPLIRLVTSFNTEESDVDGFIKTAQSA from the coding sequence ATGAATTTCTGTAGCGACAATACGGCAGGCGTCTCCCCCGATATTCTGGAAGCCCTTGCCAAGGCCAATGAAGGACCGTCCATGCCCTATGGGCAAGATGACCTCACTCTCAAGGTTGAACGCCATTTCAACGATATATTTGAATGTGAAACCACTGTCTTTTTAACGGGGACAGGTACCGCTGCCAATGCGTTGGCCCTAAGTACCCTGACACCACCTTATGGCAGTATCTATTGTCATAAGGATGCCCATATCAATTGCGATGAATGCGGCGCACCGGAAATGTTCACAGGCGGGGCCAAACTGATCACCCTGCCCGGACCTAATGGCAAACTTCATTCCGGTGAACTTGAAACCGCACTGGCGGCCACCAGTGATGATGTCCATCAAACCCAACCCGCTGCACTCAGTATTTCCCAGGCAAGTGAAGCTGGAACCGTCTATGGGCCATCAGAAATCCATCACCTCAGTGCAATCGCCAAGGAATATGGCCTCTATATGCATATGGATGGGGCCCGTTTTACCAATGCCCTATGCACATTGGAATGTAGCCCTGCTGAGCTAACCTGGAAGGCAGGCATTGATGTACTCTCCTTCGGGGCGACCAAGAACGGTGCCATGAATGCAGAAGCCATCGTCTTTTTCAATCGCGATCTGGGGGCTGATGTTGGCTATAAGCGCAAACGTTCCGGCCACCTCCATTCCAAAATGCGTTTTATTGCAGCCCAATGGGATGCTTATTTAAACAACAGCCTCTGGCTTAAGAATGCCCGCCATGCCAATGCGATGGCACAAAGACTTAAAAGCGGCTTGGAAACTGTTTCAGGTGCAGAGCTATATTTCCCGGTTGAAGCCAATGAAATCTTTCTTTCCTTACCTGAAAACACATTGCAAACCTTGGAAAAAGGCGGCTACAGCTTCTATCGCTGGCATGATTCTGCCTCTCCACTGATACGGCTTGTCACCAGCTTCAATACAGAAGAAAGCGATGTAGATGGTTTTATAAAAACCGCTCAAAGCGCATAA
- a CDS encoding M67 family metallopeptidase has protein sequence MIIKQSDLDCLLELTRQAHPEECCGLIVGDGETVERLMPSANITTGDKTRSFELDPKVRFELIRESGERALMGFYHSHPNGSPFPSETDKSMVYEPELLWVITTLDKIKAFRFCEVNQDFEEIPIQVKL, from the coding sequence ATGATTATCAAACAGTCAGACCTTGACTGTTTATTAGAGCTTACAAGACAAGCTCATCCAGAAGAATGCTGCGGACTGATCGTCGGTGACGGTGAGACAGTCGAACGCCTGATGCCATCAGCCAATATCACAACAGGTGATAAGACCAGAAGTTTTGAACTTGATCCCAAGGTCCGTTTTGAGCTGATCCGCGAAAGTGGGGAACGTGCCCTGATGGGGTTTTATCACTCCCATCCCAACGGTTCCCCCTTCCCCTCAGAAACCGATAAATCCATGGTCTATGAACCTGAACTACTTTGGGTCATTACCACACTGGATAAAATCAAGGCTTTTCGCTTTTGTGAAGTAAATCAGGACTTTGAAGAGATTCCCATTCAGGTTAAGCTATAA
- the rpoH gene encoding RNA polymerase sigma factor RpoH: MATNTLGLTFTPESNLSRYLSEIRRFPMLSVEEEYNLAVRWREAEDHASAHKLVTSHLRLVAKIAMGYRGYGLPVGELISEGNVGMMQAVKRFDPERGFRLATYAMWWIRASIQEYILHSWSLVKMGTTAAQKKLFFNLRKLKGQMQAIEEGDLHPEHVTQIADKLNVPEEEVIQMNRRLASSDHSLNSALRMDGDGEWIDWLVDETPNQEKELAKREELDNRRVMLEAGLGVLNERERHILMERRLQERATTLEDLSQQYGVSRERIRQIEVRAFEKLQKSMKNAMLEQRMKEKEMRERY; the protein is encoded by the coding sequence ATGGCGACAAATACCTTAGGACTTACATTTACACCTGAAAGCAATCTTTCACGGTACCTTAGTGAAATTCGACGTTTCCCGATGCTCAGTGTCGAGGAAGAATATAATCTGGCCGTTCGTTGGCGCGAGGCTGAAGATCACGCTTCTGCCCATAAACTCGTCACCAGTCACCTGCGGCTTGTTGCAAAAATTGCTATGGGCTATCGTGGCTACGGCCTGCCTGTTGGCGAACTCATTTCCGAAGGCAATGTGGGAATGATGCAAGCCGTCAAGCGATTTGACCCTGAAAGAGGCTTCCGTCTGGCCACTTATGCAATGTGGTGGATCAGGGCTTCCATTCAGGAATATATCCTGCATTCCTGGTCTTTGGTCAAAATGGGAACCACGGCAGCTCAGAAAAAACTATTCTTCAACCTGCGCAAGCTGAAAGGCCAAATGCAGGCGATTGAAGAAGGGGACTTACACCCGGAACATGTGACGCAGATTGCGGATAAGCTCAACGTTCCAGAAGAAGAAGTCATTCAGATGAACCGCCGTTTGGCGAGTTCTGACCATAGCCTGAATTCAGCTTTGCGCATGGACGGGGATGGTGAATGGATTGACTGGCTGGTTGATGAAACACCCAATCAGGAAAAAGAACTGGCAAAACGCGAAGAGCTGGATAACCGCCGCGTTATGCTGGAAGCCGGGCTTGGTGTGTTAAATGAGCGTGAGCGCCATATCTTGATGGAACGCCGCCTGCAAGAGCGTGCGACCACTCTTGAAGATTTATCCCAGCAATATGGGGTTTCGCGTGAGCGTATCCGCCAAATTGAAGTTCGTGCGTTTGAAAAACTGCAAAAATCAATGAAAAATGCAATGCTTGAACAACGCATGAAAGAAAAGGAAATGCGGGAGCGCTATTAA
- a CDS encoding acyl-CoA synthetase yields MAKTTVTVTKKPGSGSSGGLMLLGMVALFAAVILMLVSMASLVLVCFGMLPTFVAVLIDRSPQRFAFISVLAMNFAGVFPYLLDLWMGSNSMSVAIDTLTDVFSLFVMYGLAGLGWLLFIVTPPIVTTILTFIAQRRVSTLRANQKKLLQEWGDDITDDDGIGSSAAPGEMKEPGAPPSGEPKAPQAPKK; encoded by the coding sequence ATGGCAAAAACAACAGTAACAGTTACCAAAAAACCGGGAAGTGGCAGCAGCGGCGGATTAATGCTGCTGGGGATGGTTGCCCTTTTTGCAGCCGTCATCCTGATGCTGGTGTCCATGGCCTCTTTGGTTCTGGTCTGTTTTGGGATGCTCCCCACCTTTGTGGCGGTTTTGATTGATCGTTCGCCCCAACGCTTTGCTTTTATCAGTGTGCTGGCGATGAACTTTGCCGGAGTGTTCCCCTACCTTCTTGACCTTTGGATGGGCAGCAACAGCATGTCTGTTGCCATCGACACACTGACCGATGTCTTTTCCCTTTTTGTCATGTACGGCCTGGCTGGATTGGGCTGGCTTCTCTTTATCGTTACCCCGCCTATTGTCACAACGATTTTGACCTTCATTGCCCAACGCCGCGTTTCAACATTGCGTGCCAACCAGAAAAAACTGCTGCAAGAATGGGGCGACGATATCACCGATGATGATGGAATTGGTAGTAGCGCTGCTCCCGGCGAGATGAAAGAACCCGGCGCCCCACCATCTGGAGAGCCAAAGGCACCACAAGCCCCTAAAAAATAA